A DNA window from Legionella sp. MW5194 contains the following coding sequences:
- a CDS encoding phosphomannomutase/phosphoglucomutase has protein sequence MTYHPRPIDRAVFRAYDIRGVIGTSLDEDAFYTIGKAISLELQALARCTIFVARDGRLTSDSLCTALKQGLLDSGIDVVDLGAVATPVMYYATCAYDLDCGLMVTGSHNPADYNGIKIILAGKTLVQTDIDALYERVCLGQFQSGKGTLINQDVLSDYIARIVSDVMLAKPLKVVVDCGNGIAGPVIPSVFEKLGCEVIPLYCEVDGRFPNHHPDPTIEDNLHDLRQAVALHQADIGLAFDGDADRLGVVTNTGEIIWPDRLMMFYARDLLQQVKGATIVFDVKCSSHLAKVIEAAGGTPKMCPTGHSIVKSVMKQEQAALAGEMSGHLFFKHRWYGFDDALYSACRLLEIISASPFPASEQFATVPNSINTPEIKIPIAEEEKFLFMERFSREAHFPAAEIIDIDGMRVEFADGWGLLRASNTTPCLVARFEANNAERLEAIKDLFKSQLKKIDHRLFIDF, from the coding sequence ATGACTTATCATCCACGGCCAATCGACCGTGCGGTTTTTCGGGCTTACGACATCCGTGGCGTTATCGGCACCTCTCTGGATGAAGATGCCTTTTATACCATCGGCAAAGCCATCAGCCTGGAGTTGCAGGCGCTTGCACGCTGCACCATTTTCGTGGCCCGCGATGGTCGTTTAACCAGCGACAGTTTGTGTACTGCGTTAAAACAGGGCCTGCTGGATAGCGGCATTGATGTCGTTGACCTGGGCGCAGTCGCTACCCCCGTGATGTATTACGCCACCTGTGCCTATGATCTGGATTGCGGTTTGATGGTCACCGGCAGCCATAATCCGGCCGATTACAATGGCATCAAAATCATTCTTGCCGGTAAAACACTGGTCCAGACGGACATTGATGCCCTGTACGAGCGGGTCTGCCTGGGGCAGTTTCAATCCGGCAAAGGGACGTTGATTAATCAGGATGTGCTTTCAGATTACATTGCCCGCATTGTCTCTGACGTGATGTTGGCAAAACCATTGAAGGTTGTCGTGGATTGCGGTAACGGCATTGCTGGCCCGGTGATTCCCTCGGTGTTTGAAAAACTGGGGTGCGAGGTTATTCCTTTGTATTGTGAGGTGGATGGGCGTTTTCCCAATCATCACCCCGATCCGACCATTGAAGACAATTTACACGACCTGCGCCAGGCTGTAGCACTGCATCAGGCCGATATCGGGCTTGCGTTTGACGGCGATGCCGATCGTTTAGGCGTGGTGACCAATACGGGTGAAATCATCTGGCCCGACCGCTTAATGATGTTTTATGCCCGCGATCTGTTGCAACAGGTCAAAGGGGCAACCATTGTATTTGATGTCAAATGCTCCAGTCATCTCGCGAAGGTGATTGAAGCGGCTGGAGGGACGCCGAAAATGTGTCCCACCGGGCATTCCATTGTTAAATCGGTGATGAAACAGGAACAGGCTGCCCTGGCCGGTGAGATGAGTGGCCACCTGTTTTTCAAACATCGCTGGTATGGGTTTGATGATGCGCTTTACAGCGCCTGCCGGTTACTGGAAATCATCAGCGCGTCACCGTTTCCGGCGAGCGAACAATTTGCGACAGTTCCCAATAGCATTAATACGCCGGAAATTAAAATTCCCATTGCGGAAGAAGAAAAATTCCTTTTCATGGAGCGTTTCAGTCGGGAAGCGCATTTTCCGGCGGCAGAAATCATTGACATTGACGGCATGCGGGTGGAATTTGCCGATGGCTGGGGGTTGTTACGCGCCTCCAATACCACGCCTTGTCTGGTGGCACGGTTTGAGGCCAATAATGCAGAGCGGCTGGAAGCAATTAAGGATTTGTTTAAATCGCAACTTAAAAAAATAGACCACCGTCTGTTCATTGATTTTTAA
- the dut gene encoding dUTP diphosphatase, with protein sequence MLNAIQLKILDPRLGQTIELPSYATPGSAGLDLRVCINEPLQIAPNETVLLPTGLAIYIADPNLAAVILPRSGLGHKHGIVLGNLVGLIDSDYQGELKISCWNRSQDHFTVEPGDRIAQLVFLPVTRVGFTVVDAFTESSRGEGGFGSSGRQ encoded by the coding sequence ATGCTTAACGCCATTCAACTTAAAATTCTTGACCCGCGCCTTGGGCAAACCATTGAATTGCCCTCTTATGCCACCCCGGGTTCGGCTGGCCTTGATTTGCGGGTATGCATTAATGAGCCGTTGCAAATTGCCCCCAATGAAACCGTCCTGTTACCCACTGGACTTGCAATCTACATTGCGGATCCCAATCTGGCCGCGGTGATTCTTCCCCGTTCAGGATTAGGTCATAAGCATGGAATTGTGCTTGGCAATCTGGTCGGCCTGATTGATTCCGATTATCAGGGTGAATTGAAAATTTCCTGCTGGAACCGCAGCCAGGATCATTTTACAGTTGAGCCGGGGGATCGTATTGCTCAATTGGTTTTCCTGCCGGTGACCCGCGTGGGTTTTACCGTGGTTGACGCCTTTACTGAGTCAAGCCGCGGCGAAGGGGGTTTTGGCAGTTCCGGGAGACAATGA
- the coaBC gene encoding bifunctional phosphopantothenoylcysteine decarboxylase/phosphopantothenate--cysteine ligase CoaBC translates to MQDFAGKNIVLGICGGIAAYKSAYLIRELTRLGADVRVVMTQSAQQFITPLTLQALSGHEVRTELFDSQAERAMGHIELARWADYLLIAPASANFLAKMAHGLADDLLSTLCLVAENPVIVCPAMNRSMWQHPATCDNCQILRNRGVIFVGPDEGLQACGEQGPGRLSDVEAILTGLRLHAVSGLLAGRTVMITAGPTWEAIDPVRMITNRSSGKMGYALAAAAQMAGAEVRLISGPSTLPVPPGVIACSVESAHDMRKAVMEALKPGMIFIGCAAVADYGIDQPAPEKIKKQQAESLSLTLTKNPDILSEVASSGKAAYVVGFAAETTRVVEHARQKLKAKKLDMIIANQVGGNKGFEQDGNEVTVITSQEERALAFQHKTRIAGEIIAILAATLQNGSLTKARN, encoded by the coding sequence ATGCAGGATTTTGCCGGCAAGAACATTGTTTTGGGCATTTGTGGCGGTATCGCGGCTTACAAATCGGCCTATCTGATTCGCGAATTGACCCGCCTGGGCGCCGATGTGCGGGTTGTGATGACGCAATCCGCGCAGCAATTCATCACTCCGTTGACCCTGCAGGCTTTAAGCGGCCACGAGGTCAGAACGGAACTGTTTGATTCACAGGCAGAGCGCGCCATGGGGCATATTGAATTGGCCCGCTGGGCCGATTACCTGCTGATTGCCCCGGCGTCAGCTAATTTTCTGGCCAAAATGGCCCATGGGTTGGCGGATGATTTGTTATCTACCCTCTGCCTTGTCGCTGAAAATCCCGTAATCGTCTGCCCGGCAATGAACCGCAGCATGTGGCAGCACCCGGCTACCTGCGACAATTGCCAGATCCTGCGCAACCGTGGGGTGATTTTTGTGGGGCCTGATGAAGGGCTTCAGGCCTGCGGTGAACAAGGTCCAGGCCGTTTAAGTGACGTGGAAGCCATTCTTACCGGTTTAAGGCTTCATGCTGTCAGCGGCCTTTTGGCTGGCAGAACGGTGATGATTACGGCAGGCCCTACCTGGGAGGCGATTGATCCGGTCAGAATGATCACTAACCGCAGTTCCGGCAAAATGGGGTATGCTCTGGCTGCCGCCGCCCAAATGGCAGGTGCTGAGGTGCGTTTAATCAGCGGACCTTCAACCCTGCCTGTCCCCCCGGGCGTGATCGCCTGTTCGGTAGAATCCGCGCACGACATGCGCAAGGCTGTGATGGAGGCGCTGAAACCGGGCATGATTTTTATTGGCTGTGCAGCGGTGGCGGATTATGGTATCGACCAGCCCGCGCCAGAAAAAATAAAAAAGCAGCAGGCCGAATCCCTGTCATTGACCCTGACTAAAAACCCCGACATCCTTTCTGAAGTCGCCTCCAGTGGTAAAGCCGCCTATGTGGTTGGTTTTGCAGCGGAAACAACCAGGGTTGTCGAGCATGCCCGGCAAAAACTCAAAGCTAAAAAACTCGATATGATCATTGCCAATCAGGTCGGGGGAAATAAAGGATTTGAACAGGATGGCAATGAGGTCACCGTGATTACATCACAGGAAGAAAGAGCACTGGCCTTTCAGCACAAAACGCGGATTGCGGGAGAAATTATTGCAATTCTTGCGGCAACTCTTCAAAATGGCTCCCTTACAAAAGCAAGGAATTGA
- a CDS encoding DUF1499 domain-containing protein, with amino-acid sequence MSTLAIVFTALFVILIVAPLLMHFIPAINFRAMPQGLIQGTLNVSKPNWVSSRVPESDSHYVAPLTVTDLSAIRDCVLRQSPKTTLVKLDASSLIAYRQSPVFNFTDWLIIGNDGQVTSSATMGYYDFGKNREWVESLRAHCTVPPSDESR; translated from the coding sequence ATGTCCACGCTTGCAATTGTATTCACGGCCCTTTTTGTGATTTTAATTGTTGCACCGTTGCTTATGCATTTTATACCTGCAATCAATTTCCGGGCTATGCCTCAAGGGTTAATTCAGGGAACGCTTAACGTGTCCAAGCCTAACTGGGTGAGTAGCCGGGTGCCTGAGAGCGATAGTCATTACGTGGCGCCGCTGACTGTCACTGATTTGTCGGCAATCAGGGACTGTGTGCTCAGGCAATCGCCGAAAACTACGCTGGTCAAACTGGACGCGTCATCGCTGATAGCCTATCGACAGAGCCCGGTATTTAACTTTACCGATTGGTTAATCATTGGAAATGACGGCCAGGTGACATCCAGCGCGACCATGGGTTATTACGATTTTGGTAAAAATCGGGAGTGGGTGGAAAGCCTGCGTGCCCACTGTACAGTACCGCCGTCCGATGAATCACGGTAA
- a CDS encoding FAD-dependent oxidoreductase: MERTTDVLVVGAGPVGLFCAHELLRHGLSVRIIDKKDGLSDKSKALGLHIRTLDVLEDCDLLNEVLSQGQRVEGAIFNSKGKSLFEVNFNGIGSTRNYLIDLPQNQTEAIFYQSLLNQQQPVEWQTELVSFSQSSQGVKAVLTHQNGSTEDVRADWLMACDGSHSTLRHLVNEQFAGAAYEQVWWLADVHIDWAKPQNKMLIYASDRGPLACFPMGETRYRVVMTAPPDFSGELTLDDIAAEFRTRSLETFNLSNPVWLSQFTIHHRQIQNYRHERVFFAGDAAHIHSPMGGQGLNTGIQDVYNLVWKLAMVQKGLANEALLDSYQAERHPIGEQVLKKTDFMTRMILLHNPLLVSLRNAFARLMVSFKPVRKALARDLAELTISYAKSPIVRVQGATGRLKIGEYLGDFSLLNPSHGSQQTLSLLTRGTRHHLLVFCGQKTGDLQAFSDLLQRLALRLQSIAVVHAVIGDSITLPGSFASVYIDPDYLLHKHFGLHQETAVLVRPDKYIGLIHSPVHEANLLAAIRSMGMVC; encoded by the coding sequence ATGGAAAGAACAACGGATGTGTTAGTGGTTGGTGCCGGGCCTGTGGGTTTATTTTGTGCCCACGAACTGCTTCGTCACGGCTTGAGCGTCAGGATTATTGATAAAAAGGACGGTTTAAGCGACAAATCCAAAGCCTTGGGCCTGCACATTCGCACCCTCGATGTCCTGGAGGATTGCGATCTCCTCAACGAGGTACTCAGTCAGGGGCAGCGTGTTGAAGGTGCTATTTTTAATTCAAAAGGCAAATCGCTTTTTGAAGTCAATTTCAACGGCATTGGATCCACTCGCAATTACCTGATTGATTTACCCCAAAATCAAACCGAGGCCATTTTCTACCAGAGTCTGCTTAATCAGCAACAGCCTGTGGAATGGCAAACGGAACTGGTGTCCTTTTCCCAATCCAGCCAGGGCGTTAAGGCGGTGCTCACTCATCAAAACGGCAGCACGGAGGACGTTAGGGCGGATTGGCTGATGGCCTGTGACGGCTCCCACAGTACCCTCAGGCACCTGGTCAATGAACAGTTCGCCGGGGCGGCCTATGAACAAGTCTGGTGGCTGGCCGATGTCCACATTGACTGGGCAAAGCCTCAGAATAAAATGCTGATTTATGCCAGCGACAGAGGGCCTTTAGCCTGTTTTCCCATGGGTGAAACCCGTTACCGCGTCGTCATGACTGCACCGCCTGATTTCAGCGGCGAGCTGACACTGGATGACATTGCTGCCGAATTCAGGACACGAAGCCTTGAGACATTTAACCTGTCTAATCCTGTGTGGCTTAGTCAATTTACCATTCACCATCGTCAGATTCAAAATTACCGTCATGAGCGTGTCTTTTTTGCCGGAGATGCCGCGCACATTCACAGCCCCATGGGCGGTCAGGGATTAAATACCGGCATTCAGGATGTATACAACCTGGTGTGGAAACTGGCCATGGTGCAGAAAGGGTTGGCTAACGAGGCATTACTGGATAGTTATCAGGCCGAGCGCCATCCCATCGGTGAGCAGGTATTGAAAAAAACGGACTTCATGACACGGATGATTCTTTTGCACAACCCGCTGTTAGTCAGTCTGCGTAATGCTTTTGCCCGTCTGATGGTTTCCTTTAAACCGGTGCGCAAAGCCTTGGCCAGGGATTTGGCCGAGTTAACCATCTCTTATGCCAAAAGCCCAATAGTCCGTGTGCAGGGTGCCACAGGGCGACTTAAAATCGGCGAATACCTGGGTGATTTCAGCCTGCTGAATCCAAGCCACGGCAGTCAACAAACCCTGTCACTTCTCACCCGCGGCACGCGGCATCATCTGTTGGTTTTTTGCGGACAAAAAACCGGTGACCTGCAGGCGTTTTCTGACTTGTTGCAGCGATTGGCTTTGCGTTTGCAATCCATTGCGGTAGTTCACGCCGTAATCGGCGACAGCATCACCCTACCGGGTTCCTTTGCTTCCGTTTACATTGATCCTGACTATTTACTGCACAAGCACTTTGGCCTTCACCAGGAAACCGCGGTGCTGGTGCGGCCGGACAAGTACATCGGTTTAATTCATTCGCCCGTTCATGAAGCCAATTTACTGGCAGCAATCAGGAGTATGGGGATGGTGTGTTGA
- a CDS encoding phosphatase, with translation MRFFLFCTAAAVAAGVHADTIDHYMNIANNIPQMEMKADPQAQAWARSARNVLTITSETVAETLMQANELAKTQGRPLFCLPTGVSLNAVTLNGIIMQTYNEISSQQSDKDKMTVSQVAWLGVAKAYPCKGQSNLPQAIQHVGALGQ, from the coding sequence ATGCGCTTTTTTCTTTTTTGTACCGCCGCAGCCGTTGCCGCCGGCGTTCATGCCGACACCATTGACCATTACATGAACATTGCCAATAACATTCCGCAAATGGAGATGAAAGCTGATCCGCAAGCGCAAGCCTGGGCGCGCTCAGCCCGGAATGTGTTGACCATTACCAGCGAAACCGTGGCAGAAACCCTGATGCAGGCCAATGAACTGGCTAAAACCCAGGGACGCCCCCTCTTTTGCCTGCCCACTGGCGTTTCACTCAATGCCGTCACGCTCAATGGCATTATCATGCAAACTTACAATGAGATATCAAGCCAACAGAGCGACAAGGACAAAATGACAGTTTCACAAGTCGCCTGGCTTGGCGTGGCTAAAGCGTACCCCTGCAAGGGGCAATCGAATCTGCCTCAGGCAATACAGCATGTGGGTGCCCTGGGTCAATAA
- a CDS encoding carboxymuconolactone decarboxylase family protein, translated as MTQKFGDITKGISTQLAKLRKEMPDVMAGFSALSQAATKDGALNKKTKELIAMALAVANHCPGCIGFHSQALVKLGTSRDELIETLGMAVYMGGGPSLMYAAEALEAFEEFSQ; from the coding sequence ATGACCCAGAAATTTGGTGACATTACCAAAGGGATCAGTACCCAATTAGCAAAATTACGCAAAGAAATGCCGGATGTGATGGCGGGTTTTTCAGCGTTGTCGCAGGCTGCCACCAAAGACGGCGCGCTCAATAAAAAAACCAAAGAGCTCATTGCCATGGCCTTGGCCGTTGCCAATCATTGCCCAGGTTGCATTGGTTTTCACTCCCAGGCCCTGGTTAAACTGGGAACTTCGCGTGACGAATTGATTGAAACACTGGGAATGGCTGTGTACATGGGTGGCGGACCTTCCTTGATGTATGCCGCCGAAGCGCTGGAAGCCTTTGAAGAGTTCAGTCAATAG
- a CDS encoding LysR family transcriptional regulator — protein MEIDFDALHTFVTVVEAGGFNAAAKALFKTQPAITLAVKKLEDRLNLCLFDRSHYRPELTPQGDKFYKRARSLVGHWRHLNQFSQQLGAGMESDITIAIDVFYPLSALKALLRHWISTYPLTQFHFLSESLGGACERLVRHQADLVISENLISDRAVEMIVLRSEPMVAVASPLFIEQHADKLHDLDDLSGCMQVILRDSSQSDFTFGVLEHGRRWTVSDVHSKKDIITAGLGWGRLPLHQVAPELADGRLQRLGGPHFDERLLTMGAIRLQKPAHTPIVERLWADLQTLQQGMRCPV, from the coding sequence ATGGAAATTGATTTCGATGCGTTGCATACCTTTGTCACCGTGGTTGAAGCGGGTGGCTTCAATGCGGCAGCCAAGGCCTTGTTTAAAACACAGCCAGCCATTACTCTGGCGGTGAAAAAACTGGAAGACCGCTTAAACCTTTGTCTGTTTGATCGCAGCCATTATCGTCCTGAGCTCACACCGCAGGGTGATAAATTCTATAAACGGGCCAGGTCGCTGGTCGGTCATTGGCGGCATTTAAACCAGTTTTCCCAGCAATTGGGGGCGGGGATGGAAAGCGACATTACCATTGCCATCGATGTGTTTTACCCGTTAAGCGCATTAAAAGCGTTATTGCGGCACTGGATAAGTACTTACCCCTTGACTCAATTCCATTTTTTATCGGAATCCCTAGGCGGTGCCTGTGAACGCTTGGTACGGCATCAGGCGGATTTGGTGATCAGTGAAAACCTGATTTCCGATCGGGCAGTGGAGATGATTGTCCTGCGTTCGGAACCCATGGTGGCGGTTGCGTCGCCGCTGTTTATCGAGCAGCATGCCGACAAGCTCCATGACCTGGATGACTTATCCGGTTGCATGCAGGTCATTTTGCGCGATTCATCGCAGTCGGATTTTACTTTTGGTGTTCTTGAACACGGGCGGCGCTGGACAGTCAGCGATGTCCATTCCAAAAAAGACATTATTACGGCCGGCCTGGGTTGGGGGCGTTTGCCCCTACACCAGGTGGCTCCTGAACTGGCGGATGGACGATTACAGCGGCTTGGCGGGCCGCATTTTGATGAGCGGCTGTTAACCATGGGGGCCATTCGTCTGCAAAAGCCGGCTCATACCCCCATTGTCGAACGCTTATGGGCCGATTTGCAAACCCTGCAGCAAGGCATGCGATGCCCTGTTTGA
- a CDS encoding isocyanide synthase family protein: MNTMNDDEVVNELTFLLMRHLRSSEEKHSACRKALCRRCQYYPRQYLAVAVQRQWPLVMILPAFPAKSANRQKTLSPYPDRGEIMGLSHLNALCAAMQQIYRQGVSLIICSDGRVFNDLVLVSDEDVDIYQHGVKQIIKDYQLTHLSTFSLDDVYHLNAYDHMREQLMTEYAEPLPELLARLQQDDALLYQFNGIHRFIIEDQLALHPTLSKNQIRKQAKPVAYEVIRRSNAWSRLLAEYFPQSLRLSIHPQPCGADKLGIQFLPANNQWATPWHNVLLKKPEGWQLVKRQEAERLGARLNHDHYVLEAC, from the coding sequence ATGAATACTATGAATGATGACGAGGTGGTTAATGAGTTAACCTTCCTCCTGATGCGCCATCTCCGTTCCAGCGAGGAAAAGCACAGTGCCTGTCGCAAAGCGCTCTGCCGTCGTTGCCAGTATTATCCCAGGCAATACCTGGCCGTCGCGGTGCAAAGGCAATGGCCACTGGTGATGATTCTTCCGGCTTTTCCTGCCAAATCAGCCAATCGCCAAAAAACCCTGTCTCCTTATCCCGATCGGGGCGAGATCATGGGGTTAAGCCACTTAAATGCCCTTTGCGCCGCCATGCAGCAAATCTACCGCCAGGGCGTCAGCCTCATTATCTGCTCTGATGGCCGGGTGTTTAACGATCTGGTGTTGGTGAGCGATGAGGACGTGGACATTTATCAACACGGTGTTAAGCAAATCATCAAGGATTATCAGCTGACTCATCTTTCCACCTTTTCGCTGGATGATGTCTATCATTTAAACGCTTACGACCACATGCGCGAGCAGTTGATGACTGAGTACGCAGAACCTCTTCCAGAGCTTCTGGCACGCCTGCAGCAGGATGATGCCTTGCTATACCAGTTTAACGGCATTCATCGTTTCATCATTGAAGACCAACTGGCACTGCACCCCACTTTGTCAAAAAATCAGATCAGGAAGCAGGCGAAACCGGTGGCTTACGAAGTGATACGCCGCTCCAACGCCTGGTCGCGATTGCTGGCTGAGTATTTTCCACAAAGCCTGCGTTTGTCCATTCATCCCCAGCCCTGCGGTGCGGATAAATTGGGCATTCAGTTCCTGCCCGCTAACAACCAATGGGCCACTCCCTGGCATAACGTCCTGTTAAAAAAGCCGGAAGGGTGGCAACTGGTTAAACGGCAGGAGGCGGAACGCCTGGGTGCCCGTTTAAATCATGATCATTATGTTCTGGAGGCTTGCTAA
- a CDS encoding TauD/TfdA family dioxygenase has product MLTLSDSFTPHLITAEQDDLAAIPLKGILRKVTEHQLVLLRGFKPLDKDRLVNYLQSQASLLQWDSGPVMEMQVDKRKPNYLFTEGDVPLHWDGAFHQEPRFLFFHCLKAPLPQCGGETLFVNTQRVWDTANAEQQAAWSDYAFSFKTEKRVHYGGAIIRRMVSHHPETGKTILRFAEPVGEDYLNPVDVQVLGKEKPDSDAILASLSQIMRAPLHRHEHRWQEGDYLIADNFALLHGRNAFSQHSPRHLRRIQIL; this is encoded by the coding sequence ATGTTAACCCTATCCGATTCGTTTACCCCGCACCTCATCACGGCAGAGCAGGATGATCTCGCCGCGATACCGCTTAAAGGTATTCTGAGAAAAGTGACAGAACATCAGCTCGTCCTGTTGCGCGGCTTTAAACCACTGGACAAGGACAGGCTGGTCAATTATTTGCAGAGTCAGGCCTCGCTTCTGCAATGGGATTCTGGTCCGGTGATGGAAATGCAGGTGGACAAACGCAAACCCAATTACCTGTTTACCGAAGGCGATGTGCCTCTGCATTGGGATGGGGCATTTCATCAGGAACCGCGCTTTCTTTTTTTTCACTGCTTAAAAGCGCCTCTGCCACAATGCGGCGGCGAAACCCTTTTTGTAAATACCCAACGGGTCTGGGACACGGCCAATGCCGAGCAACAGGCGGCATGGAGTGACTATGCCTTCTCGTTTAAAACCGAGAAACGCGTTCATTATGGCGGAGCCATTATCCGGCGCATGGTTTCTCACCATCCGGAAACCGGTAAAACGATTCTTCGCTTTGCTGAACCCGTGGGCGAGGATTATTTAAACCCCGTCGACGTGCAGGTACTTGGCAAAGAAAAGCCCGACTCCGATGCCATTCTCGCCTCGCTCAGTCAGATCATGCGGGCCCCTTTGCATCGCCATGAGCACCGCTGGCAAGAAGGGGATTACCTCATTGCTGACAATTTTGCCCTGTTGCATGGCCGCAATGCCTTTAGTCAACACAGTCCCCGTCATTTAAGAAGGATACAGATTCTATGA
- a CDS encoding cytochrome P450: MKPYTLMQLKQSTTPGEFSRHLREMGELFWWEPGQFFVITSYALAKAVLTSEDYTCDRTPFFISRMPDMNLTLISDFFKVVSRMMVMSDAPEHTDRRRICYHGFGQQTLNQLTPLIDATIERCLLAFKPGKSFDFVHQLAQTLPSTTLAELFAIPERERLDFYEWSNNMTQFFGGSTTYQDADGIRVNHSAKRLYDYFANLIEARRRQPGQDFLSTLLLHQAHFGLTDDEIISQAIMMLVAGQVTTTDQLCNNVYTLLTEPGLWNRVQQDSHRLDAYLEECNRLDPAVTFIFRVTRNNTTLGGQLIEQGKVIFIATHAINRDPVYFSSPEQVVVDGRTVPHYSYGYGSHFCLGAKLARLEMHRLIAVLLKRYPKLQLDPAHTPQRKHHSLSFSGFEHLFLSTGD, from the coding sequence ATGAAACCTTATACCCTGATGCAGTTAAAACAGAGCACCACCCCGGGTGAATTCAGTCGCCATTTACGCGAAATGGGCGAACTCTTCTGGTGGGAGCCAGGCCAGTTTTTTGTGATTACCTCGTATGCGTTAGCCAAAGCGGTGCTGACCAGTGAAGATTACACCTGCGATCGTACTCCCTTTTTTATTTCGCGCATGCCGGACATGAATTTAACCTTAATCAGCGATTTTTTTAAGGTCGTAAGCCGCATGATGGTCATGAGCGATGCCCCGGAGCACACCGACAGGCGACGCATTTGTTACCATGGCTTTGGCCAGCAGACCCTCAATCAATTAACCCCCCTGATTGATGCCACCATCGAGCGTTGCCTGCTGGCGTTCAAGCCGGGTAAATCCTTTGACTTTGTGCATCAATTGGCGCAAACCCTCCCCTCGACCACCCTGGCTGAATTGTTTGCCATTCCTGAGCGTGAGCGGCTTGATTTTTATGAGTGGTCCAACAACATGACGCAGTTTTTTGGCGGCTCCACCACGTATCAGGATGCCGACGGCATCCGGGTCAACCACAGTGCCAAACGATTGTATGACTATTTCGCCAATCTCATTGAGGCACGCCGCCGTCAGCCCGGACAGGATTTTTTAAGCACCCTGCTGCTTCATCAGGCGCACTTTGGCCTCACGGATGACGAGATCATTTCCCAAGCCATCATGATGCTGGTCGCAGGCCAGGTTACAACCACGGATCAGCTCTGCAATAATGTGTACACCTTACTGACTGAACCGGGGCTGTGGAACAGGGTTCAGCAGGATAGTCACCGTCTTGATGCTTACCTTGAGGAATGCAACCGTCTTGATCCGGCCGTCACCTTCATTTTCCGGGTCACCCGAAATAATACAACATTGGGAGGGCAGTTGATTGAGCAAGGCAAGGTGATTTTCATTGCAACCCATGCCATTAATCGTGATCCGGTTTATTTTAGCAGCCCCGAGCAGGTGGTTGTGGACGGCAGAACAGTGCCTCATTACAGTTACGGTTATGGCAGCCATTTCTGCCTGGGTGCTAAATTAGCCAGACTGGAAATGCACCGCCTGATTGCGGTGCTGCTTAAGCGCTACCCCAAATTACAGCTAGATCCTGCGCATACACCGCAGCGAAAGCATCACAGTCTATCCTTTTCGGGATTTGAGCATCTTTTTCTCAGCACCGGCGATTAA
- a CDS encoding dienelactone hydrolase family protein: protein MHTSNYIYHHGEQELHGFLAYDDSHDRPRPAVLVAHDWSGRNDFACKKAEMLAGMGYLGFALDMYGQGRLGETTDEKMGLMQPLANDRLLLRDRINAAFDAVIAMPEVDNSRVAAIGFCFGGLCVLDLARSGVPLNGVVSFHGLLNKPKELHAQSISAKILVLHGYDDPMVRPEQVNEFCQEMTDAKVDWQVHLYGHTQHAFANPLAHDTQLGTIYNPVAERRALQAMENFLREILLNRRC from the coding sequence ATGCACACATCAAATTACATTTATCATCACGGCGAACAGGAACTGCACGGCTTTTTAGCCTATGACGACTCACATGATCGGCCGCGGCCTGCCGTGCTTGTGGCCCATGATTGGAGCGGACGTAACGATTTCGCCTGCAAAAAAGCGGAAATGCTGGCTGGCATGGGTTACTTGGGTTTTGCCCTGGACATGTATGGTCAGGGACGCCTGGGTGAAACCACCGATGAGAAAATGGGCCTTATGCAGCCTCTCGCCAATGACCGGCTGTTATTGCGTGATCGCATCAATGCCGCGTTTGACGCAGTGATTGCCATGCCGGAAGTGGATAACAGCCGCGTGGCAGCCATCGGCTTTTGCTTTGGCGGCCTGTGTGTGCTTGATTTGGCACGAAGCGGGGTGCCCTTAAACGGCGTGGTGAGTTTTCATGGGTTGCTCAACAAGCCGAAAGAGCTGCACGCCCAGTCCATCAGTGCCAAAATTCTGGTGCTGCACGGGTATGATGATCCCATGGTTCGTCCTGAACAGGTTAACGAGTTTTGTCAGGAAATGACCGATGCCAAAGTTGATTGGCAGGTGCACCTGTATGGTCATACTCAACATGCCTTTGCCAACCCCCTGGCCCATGATACGCAGCTTGGCACCATCTACAATCCGGTTGCCGAACGCCGCGCCCTTCAGGCCATGGAAAATTTCCTCAGGGAAATTTTGCTTAATCGCCGGTGCTGA